From Alphaproteobacteria bacterium, a single genomic window includes:
- a CDS encoding aspartate aminotransferase family protein yields MAFSERTTQEWQALDRQHLHPFTDYKEIAKIGSRVITRAEGVYLWDSEGNRIIDGMAGLWNVNIGYGRRELADAAYQQMLQLPYYNTFFKTATPPSIELSRVLTEITPDGLDHVFFASSGSEANDTIVRMVRHYWNLMGKSKKKTFISREYAYHGSTLAAASLGGMKPMHDVADLPLDGFVHVMPPYWYEYGEDLSPEEFGLKAARAIEDKILELGPDKIAAFIGEPIQGAGGVIIPPQTYWPEVQRICKEYDVLLIIDEVICGFGRIGKWFASEALDIVKPDFMTLAKGITSGYLPLSAVMVGDRVAKELLAEGSEFTHGFTYSGHPVPCAVALENIRLLDEENIVERVANEVGPHFCARLNALADHPLVGEVRAQGLIGAVELVADKSSRRHFDDIGKVGGICRDHCTRQNLVLRAVRDCIVAAPPLVISISEIDELMDGLERCLDLTMDEIAS; encoded by the coding sequence ATGGCTTTTTCAGAAAGAACGACACAGGAGTGGCAGGCGCTCGACCGACAGCACCTGCATCCGTTCACTGACTACAAGGAGATCGCCAAAATCGGCAGCCGGGTGATTACCCGCGCCGAGGGCGTCTATTTGTGGGACAGCGAAGGCAATCGGATTATCGACGGCATGGCCGGGCTGTGGAACGTCAACATCGGATATGGCCGGCGCGAGTTGGCGGATGCCGCCTACCAACAAATGCTGCAATTGCCTTACTACAACACGTTTTTCAAAACCGCGACGCCGCCATCCATCGAACTGTCGCGCGTTCTAACCGAGATCACGCCTGACGGGCTCGATCACGTGTTCTTCGCCAGCTCCGGTTCCGAAGCAAACGACACCATCGTGCGCATGGTTCGTCACTATTGGAACCTGATGGGCAAGTCGAAAAAGAAGACATTCATCAGCCGCGAGTACGCCTATCACGGCAGCACGCTGGCCGCCGCCAGCCTTGGCGGCATGAAGCCGATGCACGACGTCGCCGACCTGCCGCTCGATGGCTTCGTTCATGTCATGCCGCCCTACTGGTACGAATATGGCGAAGACCTCTCGCCGGAGGAATTCGGGCTCAAAGCGGCGCGCGCGATCGAGGACAAGATCCTTGAACTTGGTCCCGACAAGATCGCCGCCTTTATAGGAGAACCGATCCAGGGCGCCGGCGGCGTTATCATTCCGCCGCAAACCTATTGGCCGGAAGTACAGCGCATCTGCAAAGAGTACGACGTCCTGTTGATCATCGACGAGGTAATCTGCGGATTCGGCAGGATCGGCAAGTGGTTTGCGAGCGAGGCACTCGACATCGTGAAGCCCGATTTCATGACCCTGGCCAAGGGCATTACATCGGGATACCTCCCATTGTCCGCGGTGATGGTCGGCGACCGCGTCGCGAAGGAGTTGCTGGCTGAGGGATCTGAATTCACCCACGGGTTTACCTATTCAGGCCACCCGGTGCCGTGTGCCGTTGCCCTCGAGAACATCCGTTTGCTGGATGAGGAAAACATTGTCGAACGAGTTGCCAACGAGGTCGGGCCGCATTTCTGCGCCCGTTTGAACGCACTGGCCGATCATCCGCTGGTCGGTGAAGTGAGGGCGCAAGGGCTGATTGGAGCCGTTGAACTCGTTGCCGACAAATCATCCCGGCGTCACTTCGACGATATCGGCAAGGTCGGTGGCATCTGCCGCGACCATTGTACGCGACAGAACCTTGTTCTCCGCGCGGTTCGCGACTGTATTGTCGCCGCGCCGCCGTTGGTCATCTCGATATCGGAGATTGACGAATTGATGGATGGCCTGGAGCGATGTCTCGATCTTACCATGGATGAAATCGCGAGCTAG
- a CDS encoding sulfotransferase domain-containing protein, translated as MAGIIWLASYPKSGNTWSRLFFENLLTDGDEEVNINSTKNFITGDTSVRWWMRFTGGDVSQMTDAETMRRRPEALTYLSSLSTGGVILKTHCACARYLNSHLVSPDHTSGAIYIVRNPLDIVLSLANFWGISTLETIRRMGRTDVRLLRDKNNVSIFMSSWANHVHSWTRRPHPRLLVVRYEDMLSDPMKSFDAMVRHVGLSPNRDQMTRAIENSSFEKLKAQESRSGFIEAPEGRKFFRSGRAGQWKSELKPRLVERLVRDQGAVMEKFGYLPAGTAARKPLPTLRDDSFPPFECGQELIPPGNIYRPVDSPGFNIRM; from the coding sequence ATGGCCGGGATTATCTGGCTCGCGTCATATCCCAAGTCCGGAAACACTTGGTCTCGTTTGTTTTTCGAGAATCTCCTCACCGACGGGGATGAAGAGGTGAATATCAATTCCACGAAGAATTTCATTACCGGTGATACCTCCGTGCGATGGTGGATGCGATTCACCGGCGGCGACGTCAGCCAGATGACCGACGCGGAAACGATGCGCCGGCGTCCCGAGGCCCTGACCTACCTTTCAAGCCTTTCCACCGGCGGCGTGATTCTGAAAACGCATTGTGCGTGCGCCCGTTATCTCAACAGTCACTTGGTCTCTCCGGACCACACATCCGGCGCGATCTATATTGTCCGAAATCCGTTGGATATCGTTCTTTCCTTGGCGAATTTCTGGGGTATCAGCACGCTGGAAACGATACGCCGGATGGGGCGGACTGATGTGCGATTGCTGCGCGACAAGAACAATGTGAGCATCTTCATGTCATCGTGGGCCAACCATGTGCATAGCTGGACCCGTCGGCCGCATCCGCGGTTGCTGGTTGTTCGGTACGAAGACATGCTCAGCGATCCGATGAAGAGTTTCGATGCCATGGTGAGGCACGTCGGCCTATCGCCTAATCGCGATCAGATGACCCGCGCGATCGAAAATTCCAGCTTTGAAAAACTCAAGGCACAGGAGTCCAGATCCGGCTTCATCGAGGCGCCGGAGGGGCGGAAGTTCTTCCGCAGTGGCAGAGCCGGCCAATGGAAATCGGAACTCAAGCCAAGGCTTGTCGAGCGCCTCGTCCGAGATCAAGGCGCGGTCATGGAGAAATTTGGGTATCTCCCGGCAGGAACGGCGGCCCGTAAGCCACTTCCGACGCTCCGTGATGATAGTTTTCCGCCATTCGAGTGCGGCCAGGAATTGATTCCGCCCGGCAATATCTATCGACCGGTCGACTCCCCGGGGTTCAACATCAGAATGTAG
- a CDS encoding glutamine synthetase, with amino-acid sequence MDGWIQTQKVTEVECMIADLAGIARGKILPSEKFLAGHKERTLRLPEAVFVQTVSGTYPEEDDLDHRVSDPANIDVVMVPDAETIRLVPWYEEPTAQVICDCYYADGRELDFAARSVLRRVLKLYDDKGWKPLVAPELEFFLVRVNTDPDYPLEPPVGSSGRAETGRQAFGIDAVNEFDPLFEDIYDHCEAQGLDIDTLSHEAGAAQMEINFNHGDPLELADQAFLFKRTVRQTALRHNIYATFMAKPMSQEPGSSMHIHQSVVDAKTGQNLFATKSGADSKLFRSHVAGLQKYLPQSMPLFAPNVNSYRRLLRYSDAPINVHWGLDNRTVGLRVPVSGPKARRIENRIAGADVNPYLAIAGSLACGYIGMVDKLDPREPVEGSAYRLAHTLPRHLFDALRRFNACKPLRDLLGTRFVDTIDLVKSAELDAYQEVISSWEREHLLLNV; translated from the coding sequence ATGGATGGGTGGATCCAAACGCAGAAGGTAACCGAGGTCGAATGCATGATCGCCGACCTCGCGGGAATTGCACGCGGCAAAATTCTGCCCAGCGAAAAATTCTTGGCCGGTCACAAAGAACGCACCCTGCGCCTTCCCGAAGCGGTTTTTGTGCAAACCGTTTCCGGCACCTATCCTGAAGAGGATGACCTCGATCATCGAGTTTCCGATCCGGCCAACATCGATGTGGTCATGGTGCCCGATGCCGAGACGATTCGGCTTGTGCCGTGGTATGAGGAACCGACCGCGCAGGTGATTTGCGATTGCTACTACGCCGATGGCCGCGAGCTCGATTTCGCCGCACGCAGTGTCTTGAGGCGGGTCCTGAAACTATACGATGACAAGGGTTGGAAGCCGCTGGTGGCGCCGGAACTGGAATTCTTCCTGGTCCGCGTCAACACCGATCCTGACTATCCACTGGAACCCCCCGTCGGTAGCTCGGGGCGGGCGGAAACCGGGAGGCAGGCGTTCGGTATCGACGCCGTTAACGAATTCGATCCGCTTTTCGAAGACATCTACGACCACTGCGAAGCACAGGGTTTGGATATCGACACGCTGTCTCACGAGGCCGGGGCAGCGCAAATGGAAATCAATTTCAATCACGGCGATCCGCTCGAGCTCGCTGATCAGGCATTCCTATTCAAGCGGACCGTGCGACAGACCGCTCTTCGCCACAACATCTATGCGACATTCATGGCAAAGCCGATGTCGCAGGAGCCCGGCAGTTCGATGCATATCCACCAAAGCGTGGTGGATGCGAAGACCGGACAAAACCTCTTCGCGACCAAGAGCGGTGCGGATTCGAAACTATTCCGATCCCATGTCGCCGGACTCCAAAAATACCTTCCACAATCGATGCCGCTCTTTGCGCCCAACGTAAATTCCTACCGCCGGTTGCTTCGCTATTCGGATGCGCCGATCAATGTCCATTGGGGCCTGGACAATCGGACGGTCGGACTGCGGGTTCCGGTCTCCGGGCCCAAAGCGCGGCGGATCGAGAACCGGATCGCCGGCGCCGACGTCAATCCCTATCTGGCGATCGCCGGCTCGCTAGCCTGCGGCTATATCGGTATGGTCGATAAATTGGACCCACGCGAACCGGTCGAAGGAAGCGCCTATCGGTTGGCCCATACCCTGCCGCGGCATCTATTCGACGCGCTGAGGCGTTTCAACGCCTGCAAGCCCCTGAGGGACCTTCTCGGGACCCGATTCGTCGATACCATCGACCTCGTCAAATCGGCGGAACTGGACGCGTACCAGGAAGTCATCAGTTCTTGGGAACGCGAACATCTTCTGCTAAATGTATGA
- a CDS encoding AMP-binding protein — protein sequence MLDTRDSPPPQCGTANIEQLTQTGFEASVPECLDPRLEAFADRIAVADPEGDVTYRDLNLWANRIAHRVRQDQAAGTGAVALFLEHGAPFIAGALALLRMGRIYVSLDPDHPSRRNADIARHAEVSLCLTDKRNAAAVPAVIPSTCRVVNIDELKSAAPIHDPDVVLSPDTVAAIYYTSGSTGSPKGVVQSHRSFLARAGYFAVACGMRPDDGVLLVRHVSTMASVRVILAALLSGATLCPWDIRRKGTAGLFTWLGTRGVTICLIPVNVMRRALAGIPDGNQCATVRTVVLTSDPVYRSDVDLWKRRFPNSDTLINQVACNEAGTYRRHFIDRSRILSDGAVPVGYPVDGMELLLRDEGGHDVPAGEIGEIVIKSRYLAKGYWKRPDLTAQAFLSLEGTDERLYRTGDLGVMADDGCLRLAGRTDDRVRVLGNRVEISDIEAALLDLDGIDEVAAVVEPHAEGGNPDRLAAYYVSHVGAPTVREIRAKLSERLTQAMIPTRLVRLDSLPRTASAKIDRRALAARTPSVEAPARHEGRPRDEIEYALVELLEDLLDATPVGIDDDIIGLGADSLTSIELVVAIEEKWGVRLNADVIWSRAGTVAELADLVRGSLPGVDEKSPSAAPDPRIGYSIPAKTIDIHDLITPSLLLVLGIADRLSPKQRTRNTLRALAKLATSARRRSTRTKMEAIGRVLGNRSRDLPPRALVTEGMANFFEELLLRLNGWSSDVDSPTAALEGRVHIDAGLNRGRGVILWRAPLYSGALATRVALKEASFRATTLARPQYGFSTTRVGQFGLNRMSREWEGSLRGDRIFVAGDGQQSVEQVRQLLGRNGIVSINARFHSDRPTELPFFDGRITIATGPPRLALSTGAALIPVFVLRDGDRHFRVVAYPPLEVDGATDHAAATHLLMQRFVACLESHLLLDPAAWPDWRVLATENKPPNTPSERN from the coding sequence ATGTTGGACACCAGGGACAGTCCGCCACCGCAATGCGGAACGGCAAACATCGAGCAACTGACGCAAACCGGATTCGAGGCCAGCGTTCCGGAGTGCCTGGATCCGCGGCTGGAAGCGTTTGCGGACCGTATCGCAGTAGCCGATCCGGAGGGCGACGTCACTTATCGAGACCTCAACCTGTGGGCTAACCGAATCGCCCATCGGGTGCGACAGGATCAGGCCGCAGGGACCGGCGCCGTCGCGCTCTTCCTTGAGCACGGCGCGCCGTTCATCGCCGGCGCCTTGGCGCTGTTGAGGATGGGCCGCATTTATGTGTCCTTGGACCCCGATCATCCTTCACGGCGCAATGCGGACATCGCCCGTCACGCGGAGGTGAGCCTATGTCTTACGGATAAACGCAACGCGGCGGCGGTACCCGCCGTCATTCCGAGCACCTGCCGTGTGGTGAATATCGACGAGCTGAAATCGGCGGCGCCCATTCACGATCCCGATGTCGTTCTGTCGCCCGACACCGTGGCCGCGATTTACTATACGTCCGGCAGCACCGGGAGCCCGAAGGGAGTCGTTCAATCCCATCGCAGTTTCCTTGCCCGCGCTGGCTATTTTGCCGTCGCGTGCGGAATGAGGCCGGACGACGGAGTGTTACTTGTTCGCCATGTCAGCACCATGGCGAGCGTGCGGGTCATCCTCGCCGCCCTGCTCAGCGGCGCGACCCTTTGCCCATGGGATATCAGGAGAAAAGGCACAGCCGGTTTGTTCACGTGGCTGGGCACGCGAGGGGTAACGATCTGTCTGATCCCGGTCAACGTGATGCGCCGGGCATTGGCGGGGATTCCCGACGGCAACCAATGTGCCACGGTCCGTACCGTGGTTCTGACGAGCGATCCGGTCTATCGGTCCGATGTCGATTTGTGGAAGCGCCGCTTTCCCAACAGCGACACCCTGATCAATCAAGTCGCCTGTAACGAGGCCGGGACCTACCGGCGGCATTTCATCGACCGGTCCAGGATCTTGAGCGATGGCGCCGTGCCGGTCGGATACCCGGTGGACGGTATGGAACTGCTATTGCGCGACGAGGGCGGGCATGATGTTCCGGCCGGAGAGATTGGCGAGATCGTAATCAAGAGCCGTTATCTGGCAAAGGGATATTGGAAACGGCCCGATCTTACGGCACAGGCTTTTCTATCCCTGGAGGGCACCGACGAACGCCTTTACCGAACCGGCGACCTGGGGGTCATGGCAGATGACGGATGCTTGCGGTTGGCCGGCCGTACGGACGACCGGGTCAGGGTGCTCGGCAATCGAGTCGAAATTTCCGATATCGAGGCCGCCTTGCTCGACCTGGACGGGATCGACGAAGTGGCGGCGGTTGTGGAGCCCCATGCCGAAGGCGGTAACCCCGACCGGTTGGCCGCCTATTACGTCAGCCATGTCGGTGCCCCAACGGTCCGCGAGATTCGCGCAAAATTGAGCGAGAGGCTGACCCAGGCAATGATCCCGACCAGGCTGGTCCGCCTCGATTCGTTGCCGCGCACGGCGAGCGCCAAGATCGACCGCCGTGCCTTGGCGGCGCGCACGCCCAGTGTCGAAGCGCCGGCTCGGCACGAGGGCCGGCCACGGGATGAAATCGAATATGCGCTCGTCGAGCTCTTGGAGGATTTGCTTGACGCCACGCCGGTTGGAATCGACGACGATATCATCGGCCTTGGCGCGGATTCTTTAACGTCGATCGAGCTTGTCGTCGCGATCGAAGAGAAGTGGGGCGTGAGATTGAATGCCGATGTGATCTGGTCGCGGGCCGGCACGGTCGCGGAACTCGCCGATCTCGTCCGCGGGTCGTTGCCCGGTGTCGACGAGAAATCACCAAGCGCCGCACCAGACCCGCGCATAGGTTATTCGATTCCGGCCAAGACCATAGACATCCACGATCTGATTACGCCTTCCCTCTTGCTTGTGCTGGGCATCGCGGACCGACTATCTCCAAAACAGCGAACAAGGAACACCTTGCGAGCTCTCGCCAAGCTCGCCACGTCGGCTCGGCGACGGAGCACACGGACCAAGATGGAGGCGATCGGTCGGGTCCTTGGAAACCGGTCGCGCGATTTGCCGCCTCGGGCGCTGGTCACAGAAGGCATGGCAAACTTTTTCGAGGAGTTGCTCCTACGATTGAACGGCTGGTCCAGCGACGTCGACTCGCCGACGGCTGCCCTCGAAGGTCGTGTTCATATCGACGCCGGGCTAAACCGGGGCAGGGGGGTTATCCTGTGGCGGGCACCGCTTTATTCCGGTGCCTTGGCGACCCGAGTCGCCTTGAAAGAGGCCAGCTTTCGAGCGACCACCCTCGCGCGTCCGCAATACGGATTTTCGACCACTAGGGTCGGCCAATTCGGCCTCAACCGTATGTCGCGCGAGTGGGAGGGGTCCCTGCGCGGCGACCGCATCTTCGTCGCGGGCGACGGACAGCAGTCCGTCGAGCAGGTCCGGCAGCTGCTCGGCCGGAATGGGATCGTGTCTATCAACGCTAGGTTCCACTCCGATAGGCCAACCGAGCTACCCTTCTTCGATGGCCGCATCACGATCGCGACGGGGCCGCCACGGCTGGCCCTTTCAACCGGCGCCGCTTTGATCCCGGTATTTGTCTTGCGCGACGGCGACCGCCACTTCCGGGTCGTCGCCTATCCGCCCCTCGAGGTCGACGGCGCGACCGACCATGCCGCCGCGACACACCTACTCATGCAGCGCTTCGTCGCTTGTCTTGAGTCCCATCTCCTCCTGGACCCCGCCGCTTGGCCAGATTGGCGGGTTCTTGCGACCGAGAATAAGCCACCAAACACACCATCCGAGCGAAACTAG
- a CDS encoding CBS domain-containing protein has translation MNVDKVLQSKGDDVAFIKADSTIGQALAMLKSVGVGALVVSDDGETMDGILSERDIVRSLVDHGNSLMDMTVADLMTKSVTACAPDDSIDECMEVMTDNRIRHLPIIVDGRLKGIISIGDVVKARLTELKNEAEALRQYIAM, from the coding sequence ATGAATGTAGACAAAGTTCTTCAGTCCAAGGGTGATGACGTCGCGTTTATCAAGGCGGATTCGACGATCGGGCAGGCCCTCGCAATGCTGAAATCCGTTGGTGTCGGAGCCCTAGTCGTGAGTGACGACGGCGAAACCATGGACGGCATATTGTCCGAACGGGATATTGTCCGGAGTCTGGTCGATCACGGCAATTCGCTGATGGACATGACGGTTGCGGACCTTATGACCAAATCGGTGACCGCGTGCGCTCCCGATGACAGCATCGACGAATGCATGGAGGTTATGACTGACAACAGGATTCGCCACCTGCCGATTATCGTCGATGGCCGATTGAAAGGGATCATCAGCATTGGCGATGTCGTAAAAGCAAGATTGACCGAACTCAAGAATGAGGCCGAGGCTCTCCGTCAGTATATTGCGATGTAA
- a CDS encoding FAD-binding oxidoreductase, with translation MAAEPHVDSYYAASANGMVDHPTVQGTVAADVCIVGGGYTGISAAIELAARGYDTVLVEGNRIGWGASGRNGGQIVTGFASGMDKIRNQVGEADAKILWALAEEAKSLLYERIREHAIECDLKRGYLFAAVKPRHIDELRAEAEGCNSDYGYDQFELLDRDRMGEEVASAAYCGGLLDHGGGHFHPLNYALGLARVAVAGGVRIFEGSPVIGITGQANPVIETSAGTIRAKYVVLCGNAYLGDLVPVLRRKVMPVGTYVIATEPLAESLAKRLIPNDLAVADVNFVLDYFRLSADRRMLFGGKVSYTTMPPPSLKSSMRRSMVRVFPDLAEARVDYVWGGNVAITVERSPHIGRLSDNIYFAQGFSGHGVAMTGIAGRVVAEAIAGTAERFDAFERLPHHSFVGGRLLRTPLLALAMLYFRIRDML, from the coding sequence ATGGCTGCTGAACCTCACGTCGATTCCTACTACGCGGCATCGGCCAACGGGATGGTCGACCATCCGACCGTGCAGGGAACTGTTGCGGCGGATGTCTGTATCGTCGGCGGCGGCTACACCGGAATTTCGGCCGCCATCGAACTCGCCGCCCGCGGTTACGATACGGTCTTGGTCGAGGGCAACCGCATCGGCTGGGGCGCGTCTGGCCGCAACGGGGGACAAATCGTCACCGGATTTGCTTCCGGCATGGATAAGATTCGAAACCAGGTCGGCGAAGCAGATGCAAAGATTCTGTGGGCTTTGGCGGAGGAAGCCAAGTCGCTCCTATACGAGCGTATTCGAGAGCATGCGATAGAGTGCGATCTCAAGCGCGGCTACTTGTTTGCGGCGGTCAAGCCCCGGCATATCGATGAGTTGCGTGCCGAAGCCGAAGGCTGCAACTCGGACTACGGTTACGATCAATTCGAGCTCCTCGACCGAGACCGGATGGGCGAGGAAGTGGCGTCAGCAGCCTATTGCGGTGGCTTGCTCGACCATGGTGGGGGACACTTTCATCCCCTCAACTATGCGCTCGGACTTGCCCGTGTCGCGGTTGCGGGCGGCGTGCGAATTTTCGAAGGCTCGCCGGTCATTGGCATTACCGGCCAAGCGAATCCGGTCATCGAGACTTCCGCTGGCACGATCCGGGCCAAGTATGTCGTGCTGTGCGGAAATGCCTATCTCGGGGATCTGGTGCCGGTCCTGCGCCGCAAGGTCATGCCCGTCGGCACTTATGTCATCGCCACCGAACCCCTGGCCGAGTCGTTGGCTAAGCGCCTGATACCCAACGATTTAGCAGTCGCGGATGTAAACTTCGTTCTCGACTATTTTCGTCTCTCGGCCGACCGGCGTATGCTTTTCGGCGGCAAGGTCAGCTACACGACGATGCCCCCGCCAAGCCTGAAATCGTCAATGCGACGATCGATGGTGCGTGTCTTTCCCGACCTTGCCGAAGCTCGGGTTGACTATGTATGGGGGGGAAATGTAGCGATCACGGTCGAGCGCTCACCTCATATCGGCCGGCTCTCCGACAACATTTACTTTGCCCAGGGCTTCTCGGGTCATGGCGTGGCGATGACCGGCATTGCCGGTCGCGTCGTGGCCGAGGCAATCGCCGGCACCGCCGAGCGGTTCGACGCATTCGAACGCTTGCCCCATCACAGTTTCGTCGGCGGGCGCCTCTTGCGGACGCCTCTGCTGGCGCTTGCAATGCTCTATTTTCGAATTCGCGACATGCTCTGA
- a CDS encoding GNAT family N-acetyltransferase, whose translation MSVTIRHACASDADALAQVSTESWRDAYPVLLPADYLANQLSLPHQRARWRRRLRKPCDETLLIAANPGTDVIGYVTFGRCRRSNMRGYGEIYELYVATDYQDQGVGRRLVEAAIERLRGEARQSVLVEVLTGNPSRFFYERLGAIVRGNATRNFAGRNLDTTLYLWGDTSILEQDRFRSNRPET comes from the coding sequence ATGAGCGTGACTATCCGCCACGCGTGCGCTAGCGACGCCGACGCCCTGGCCCAGGTCAGCACCGAGTCGTGGCGCGACGCCTATCCGGTACTGTTGCCGGCGGACTACCTCGCCAATCAACTGTCACTGCCCCACCAACGGGCGCGATGGCGGCGACGCCTGCGAAAGCCATGCGATGAAACGCTTCTTATCGCGGCCAACCCCGGAACGGATGTCATCGGATACGTGACCTTTGGCCGCTGCCGGCGATCAAATATGCGGGGGTACGGCGAAATTTATGAACTCTACGTTGCGACGGACTACCAGGACCAAGGTGTTGGTCGGCGCCTAGTCGAGGCTGCGATCGAGCGACTTCGCGGCGAGGCGCGGCAATCGGTCCTCGTCGAAGTATTAACCGGCAATCCCTCTCGCTTTTTCTATGAGCGTTTGGGAGCGATCGTTCGGGGCAATGCCACCCGCAATTTCGCCGGCCGCAACCTGGATACGACGCTTTACCTATGGGGCGATACTTCGATCTTAGAGCAAGATCGTTTCAGATCGAATCGACCTGAAACGTGA
- the rlmB gene encoding 23S rRNA (guanosine(2251)-2'-O)-methyltransferase RlmB: MSSHRRSHNRKPATRQGSWIYGLHAVKAALANPRRRCRRLVAIKEVAQTSLATDAPKCEYLSRAALNEILPLGAVHQGIAGLFDPLPPVALDDLLADLSEVERCALMVLDQVSDPRNVGAILRTAAAFGCQGVVVQDRHSPALTGTLQKAASGGLEVVPIVRVTNLARAIDAMRSADIWCIGFDVADNEPLSKSRLADRVAFVLGAEGQGLRRLTRERCDQLLRIPIGPAVESLNVSAAAAIALYEWARPT, from the coding sequence ATGTCTTCTCATCGACGCAGCCATAACAGAAAGCCGGCGACGCGGCAGGGCTCGTGGATCTATGGTCTGCATGCGGTTAAGGCCGCTTTGGCGAACCCTCGCCGACGCTGCCGACGATTGGTTGCGATCAAGGAAGTCGCCCAGACGTCCTTGGCCACAGACGCCCCAAAATGCGAATACCTGTCGCGCGCCGCGCTCAATGAAATACTCCCGCTTGGCGCGGTTCATCAGGGCATTGCCGGCCTGTTTGATCCGTTGCCGCCGGTCGCGCTGGATGATTTATTGGCAGACCTCAGCGAGGTCGAGAGATGCGCGCTAATGGTTCTCGATCAGGTGTCCGATCCGCGTAACGTCGGCGCCATCCTGCGGACCGCCGCCGCATTTGGCTGCCAAGGCGTTGTCGTTCAGGATCGGCATTCCCCGGCGCTCACAGGAACCCTTCAGAAGGCCGCATCCGGCGGGCTTGAGGTGGTTCCGATTGTTCGCGTCACCAATCTTGCGCGGGCGATAGACGCCATGCGGTCGGCCGACATCTGGTGTATCGGTTTCGACGTCGCGGATAATGAGCCGTTGTCAAAATCGAGACTAGCCGACCGTGTCGCCTTCGTCCTCGGCGCCGAGGGACAGGGCCTTCGCCGCTTGACCCGCGAACGATGCGACCAGCTCCTGAGAATTCCGATCGGGCCCGCGGTCGAAAGCTTGAATGTCAGTGCTGCGGCGGCGATCGCCCTTTACGAATGGGCGCGGCCCACATAG
- a CDS encoding polyamine ABC transporter substrate-binding protein, whose amino-acid sequence MKRTMTAAVSVASILALAASAAWADEEKVLNVYNWSDYIAEETIANFEKETGIKVNYDVFDSNEVLEGKLLAGNTGYDIVVPSGAFLERQIQAGVFQELDRNQLPNHGNLDDEILGNVAVHDPGNAHAIPYMWGTTGFGYNIDMINERMADAPVGSWDMIFNPDVVSKFADCGVTLLDASSEVLETALNYLGLDPHTEDKETLAKAEALLLTIRPYIKYFHSSQNINDLANGDICLAMGWSGDMLIARDRADEAEQGINVAYVIPEEGAVMWFDLMAIPAGAPHPQNAHAFLNYIMEPQVVADISNYVFYANGNAAATELVDEEVTGDPGIYPSDEVKANLFADKTVSPKMDRHRTRAWTKIKTGQ is encoded by the coding sequence ATGAAACGGACAATGACAGCGGCCGTATCGGTCGCAAGCATCCTGGCCCTCGCTGCCTCGGCGGCGTGGGCCGATGAAGAAAAGGTACTCAACGTATACAATTGGTCGGACTACATCGCCGAAGAGACGATCGCCAACTTCGAGAAAGAGACCGGAATCAAGGTCAACTACGATGTGTTCGACTCCAATGAAGTCTTGGAAGGGAAGCTATTGGCCGGCAATACCGGCTATGACATCGTGGTGCCGTCGGGCGCGTTCCTCGAAAGACAGATCCAGGCTGGAGTCTTTCAGGAACTCGACAGGAACCAGCTGCCGAACCATGGCAACCTGGACGACGAAATCCTCGGCAATGTCGCCGTGCACGACCCCGGAAACGCCCACGCGATTCCCTATATGTGGGGCACCACCGGGTTCGGCTACAACATCGACATGATCAACGAACGCATGGCCGATGCGCCGGTCGGCAGTTGGGACATGATCTTCAATCCGGATGTCGTTTCCAAGTTCGCCGATTGCGGAGTCACCTTGCTTGACGCGTCGAGCGAAGTTCTCGAAACCGCGCTCAATTACCTCGGGCTCGATCCCCATACCGAGGACAAGGAAACTCTGGCAAAGGCCGAAGCGCTGCTCCTTACGATCCGGCCCTATATCAAATACTTCCACTCGTCGCAGAATATCAACGACCTCGCCAACGGCGACATCTGTCTCGCTATGGGATGGTCGGGCGACATGCTGATTGCTCGAGACCGCGCCGACGAGGCGGAACAGGGAATCAATGTCGCCTACGTGATCCCCGAGGAAGGCGCGGTGATGTGGTTCGACCTCATGGCGATACCGGCCGGCGCGCCGCATCCGCAGAATGCCCACGCGTTCCTGAATTACATCATGGAGCCGCAGGTCGTAGCCGATATCTCGAATTACGTCTTTTACGCCAATGGCAATGCGGCCGCGACCGAACTGGTCGACGAGGAGGTCACTGGCGACCCCGGCATCTACCCGTCGGACGAGGTAAAGGCAAATCTGTTCGCGGACAAGACCGTCTCACCCAAGATGGACCGGCATCGCACACGCGCCTGGACAAAGATCAAGACTGGGCAATAA